TGAAAAAGAACGCACTATCCGTGTGCGGATTATCGGCCGGCAGGCATGGTTAACATTAAAAGGATACATTTCCGATGTTACCCGCAGCGAATTTGAATATGCAATTCCACTCGCCGACGCCCAAGCCATGGTGGACACGATGTGCCCGTTTAAACTCGAAAAATCGCGTTACGAAGTCGTCCATGAGGGGTTCACGTTTGAGATAGATGAATATTTCGGAGAAAATGCGCCGCTCATCGTAGCAGAACTGGAGCTGCCTTCAGAAGACACTCCTTTTCCCAAACCCGATTGGTTGGGCGAAGAAATCACCTCAAACGGAAAATACACCAATGCTTATTTGAGCAAACACCCCTATTCAACATGGTAATCAAAAAATATCGGCCTATAAAAGCGTTTTCCGTGAGCACAATAATTTGCCTTCTGGTCGGGATTTTCGGCGGGTTAAATTTCGATGCTTCATGGCAAGGCATATTTGGATTTACATGGATGCTTTGCATCCTAGTCAATTCCACATTGGCTATCTTTTATTTAAGACAACGCGCCTTGCTGCGTGTACTAATCGGTGCATTCGCGTATGCAACTATCCCAATGGCTTTTGGCTGCTTTTCAACTGTATTTATCTTTGCTTTCGGCATAGTCGGCGCTGTTTATATGTGGTCTGCAGAGTTTTTATTGATTACTTTGGAAGCTCTTTACAGTAGTTCAAACATTGATGCACGGCAGCAAAACACTGGCAGTATGGAGCAGCTTTTACTTTTTGCTTCAGCGGCTTTCAAAATCGTTCTCTTTCAGCGAGCACAAAACGGCGCAGCTTATCCGCTATATTCAGTTCAAATTTCCGAATAATAGAGATGCCTGTCTGAAAGACGGTTTTCAGACAGGCATAATGGTATGGCTGCTTTTTAAGCGTAAGATAAAGCTATATCAATCAACTTAACTTTTACTCCGGCGTTGCTGCGCCTTAGCTCAAAAAGAACGATTTTCTAAGCTGCTCAAGCAGCAACAAAATCAGTCCCGTAGTATCTGTACTGTCTTCGGCTTGCTGCCTTGTATTAAAAATGTGTTGATTGACTAGATTGTCGATAAACGTAAGTTTTATTACGGCGTTTTACTGAGTCTTAGCCCAAAAAGAACGATTTTGAAAGCCGCTGAAGCAAAAAGTAAAACTGCCCCATACTGCCTCTGTATTATCTTCGGCTTAACACCTTGTATCAAAAATAAATTGATTCGCCTTACATTTATCCCTGTACGCAACTTACCTTCAAGATTGATTCAAAATAATAATGCCTGTCTGAAACTCAATATTTTCAGGCAGGCATTGATTTCTGTATTACAAACAGTTCCCACACGAGGAAACCAATACATAACATTAACGTTTTCTTTGCGAACGGAGATAATCCAGCGTTTTGAGTTCGGCAATCGCAGCCGCCAAAGCAGCTTGTGCTTTAGCGAGCGATTCTTCGTCATTAGCTTCGGAAATACGGGCTTCAGCAGCTTTTTTAGCCTGCTCGGCACGCGCCTGATCCATTTCGGTACTGCGCACCGCCACATCAGCTAAAACGGTAATCTTGCCAGGCTGTACTTCTAACAAGCCACCAGAAACCGCCACCAACACCTCTTCCGCCTGTCCGGGAACCTGCAAACGCAAAGCGCCCGGGCGAACTAAACTCATAACCGGCTCGTGTCGCGGATAAATACCAAGTTCACCATTCAGAGTGGGCACCACAACAAAACTGGCTTCACCTGAAAAAATGTTATCTTCGTTACTTACCACTTCAACTTGCATGACACCCATGCCGGCCTCCTTAACTTAAGGTCTTACCTTTTTCAACGGCTTCTTCGATACCGCCTACCATATAGAACGCTTGCTCCGGCAGATGATCATATTCACCGCTCAAAATAGCTTTAAAGCCAGCAATAGTGTCACGCAGAGAAACATATTTACCCGGTGAACCTGTAAATACTTCGGCAACGTGGAACGGTTGTGACAAGAAACGTTGGATTTTGCGGGCACGCATTACAGTCAGTTTATCTTCATCAGATAACTCGTCCATACCGAGAATGGCGATAATATCACGCAATTCTTTATATTTCTGGAGAGTAGACTGCACACCGCGCGCTACATCATAGTGTTCCTGACCCAATACCATCGGATCCAATTGGCGTGAAGTAGAGTCAAGCGGATCCACAGCCGGATAGATACCCAAAGAAGCAATATCACGGCTCAATACCACTGTTGCATCCAAGTGTGCGAAAGTAGTCGCGGGAGACGGGTCAGTCAAGTCATCCGCAGGTACATATACGGCTTGAATAGAAGTAATAGAGCCTGTTTGGGTTGAAGTAATACGCTCTTGCAAGCGGCCCATTTCCTCTGCCAACGTCGGCTGATAACCTACTGCCGAAGGCATACGGCCAAGCAATGCAGATACTTCTGTACCGGCTAGGGTATAGCGGTAAATATTGTCTACAAAGAACAATACATCACGGCCTTTACCGTTTTCATCTTTCTCGTCACGGAAGAATTCGGCCATAGACAAGCCAGTTAGCGCAACGCGCAAACGGTTACCGGGAGGCTCGTTCATCTGACCGTAAACCATGGCTACTTTATCTAATACATTGGAATCTTTCATCTCATGATAAAAGTCATTACCTTCACGCGTCCGTTCACCCACACCGGCAAATACAGACAAACCGCTGTGTGCTTTCGCGATGTTGTTAATCAACTCCATCATATTTACGGTTTTGCCCACTCCCGCACCACCAAACAAACCTACTTTACCGCCTTTGGCAAACGGGCAAAGCAAATCAATTACTTTAATACCTGTTTCCAAAATCTCTGTGGCGCTAGAAAGCTCGTCGAACTTAGGAGCAGGTTGGTGGATTGCTCGGGTTTGCTCGGAGCCAATCGGACCAGCTTCATCAACCGGATTACCTAATACGTCCATAATACGGCCTAATGTTGCTTTGCCCACAGGCACTGTAATTGGAGCACCGGTGTTAACTACCGCCAAACCTCGTTTGAGGCCGTCGGAACTACCCATCGCAATAGTACGAACGACACCATCACCCAACTGTTGTTGTACTTCAAGCGTCAGTTCTCTATCCACTAGTTTAAGAGCATCATATACGCGCGGAATAGAATCGCGTGGAAATTCCACGTCTACCACCGCACCAATAATTTGTACGATTTTGCCTTGGCTCATTATCGTATCCTATAGTGTTTAATTGACAGGCAGCTACCTTACACGGCAGCAGCACCTGCCACAATTTCTGACAATTCTGTGGTAATTGCTGCTTGGCGCGATTTGTTATACACCAAACGCAACTCTTTAATTGCATTACCAGCATTATCTGTCGCAGCTTTCATCGCCACCATACGAGCAGCTTGTTCTGAAGCCATATTATCGCTTAATGCTTGGTAAACCACAGACTCTAAATAACGGCGGACCAAATATTCCAACACTGCCGAAGAACTAGGTTCGTAACGGTAATCCCAATTATATTTACCATCCCCCATTTCTTCAAAAACACTTTTACCAATTGGTAAAAGCACTTCCATGCGAGGCTCTTGTCGCATTGTATTGACAAAACCTGAATAGACAAGATGAATTGTATCTAATTCATGTTTTTCATATCGTTGGAAAATTTCTGTTAATGGACCCAGCATCATTTCCATCCTAGGCGTATCACCTAAGTTAGTAACACTGGCAATCACATCCAAACCGATACGCTGACAAGCCGCTAATCCTTTGCTACCGATGCAAACAACATCAACTTCAATACCTTGAGATTGGTATTCTTGCACTTGCATTAAGAATTTCTTCAGGATATTGGCATTTAAACCACCACACAAACCTTTATCAGTGGTAATTAAAATAAAGCCTACACGCTGTACACTTTTGTGCTCTTCAAGCAGCTTAATGCCATGTTCCTTATCGTTGGTTTGAGCCAAGTGGCTCATCACCAAACGAACTTTTTCTGCATAAGGTCTAGCCAAGCGCATGCGCTCTTGAGTCTTCCGCATTTTAGAGGTTGACACCATTTGCATCGCTTTAGTGATCTTTTGGGTATTCTGAACACTACGGATTTTGGTGAGAATCTCTTTACCTACTGCCATTTCAGACTCCTTTCAGTCTCTTTGATCTTACGCTTGATAATTGTAAGAAGATTTGAAGGATTTCATGGCCTGGGTCAGCACTTGTTCGCTATCGTCAGACATCGCTCCGGAAGCATTAATAGCATTCAGAACATCCGGGTGTTGAGTGCGTACATAGCTCAGGAACTCTGCTTCAAAAGCCAATGCTTTAGATACAGGCACATCTTCGTAAGAACCATTATTAATGGCCCACAAAGTCAATGCCATTTCTGCAGTATTTAATGTACTGAATTGTTTTTGTTTCATTAATTCAGTCACAATTTCACCATGCTGGAGTTGCTTACGAGTAGCTTCATCCAAATCCGAAGCAAACTGTGAGAACGCTGCCAGTTCACGATACTGAGCCAATGCCAAACGGATACCACCACCCAGCTTTTTGATGACTTTAGTTTGTGCCGCACCACCTACACGCGATACTGAAATACCAGCGTTAATTGCGGGACGGATACCAGAGTTAAATAAATCTGTTTCCAAGAAAATCTGACCGTCAGTAATTGAAATTACGTTAGTCGGAACGAACGCAGAAACGTCACCGGCTTGGGTTTCAATAATTGGCAGTGCTGTTAATGAACCTGTCTTACCTTTTACTTCGCCATTGGTTAATTTTTCTACTTCATCGGCATTAATACGCGCAGCACGCTCTAACAAACGAGAGTGCAGGTAAAATACATCACCGGGATAAGCCTCACGACCAGGAGGACGACGCAGAAGCAAAGAAATTTGACGATAAGCAACTGCTTGTTTTGACAAATCATCATATACAATCAATGCATCTTCACCACGGTCACGGAAAAATTCACCCATGGTACAACCAGCATAAGGCGCGATAAATTGCAGTGCGGCAGCTTCTGAAGCTGTTGCAGCAACAATAATGGTATGTTCCATTGCCCCATGCTCTTCTAATTTGCGTACTACGTTAGCGATAGAAGAAGCTTTTTGACCAACCGCAACATAAATACAAATTACACCATTGCCTTTTTGGTTAACAATAGCATCCAAAGCAACAGCTGTTTTACCAGTTTGACGGTCACCAATAATCAATTCGCGCTGGCCTCTACCAACCGGAACCATTGAGTCAATCGACTTCAAGCCTGTTTGCATCGGCTGATCAACTGACTGACGTGCAATCACACCCGGTGCGATTTTTTCAATTGGGGCGGTCAATGTGGTATTGATAGGCCCCTTACCATCAATCGGTTGGCCTAATGCGTTAACTACACGACCAACCAATTCACGACCAATCGGCACTTCAAGAATGCGGTTAGTACATTTAACTTCATCGCCTTCTTTAATATGCTCATATTCACCCAACACAACGGCACCAACGGAGTCACGCTCCAAGTTCATTGCCAAGCCATAAGTGTTACCGGGAAACTCAAGCATTTCACCTTGCATTACATCTGATAAGCCATGTACACGAACAATACCATCAGTTACAGAAATTACCGTACCTCGTGTGCGTACTTCCTGTTTGGTGTTCAGGTTCTCAATTTTGGCTTTCAGCAAATCGCTAATTTCAGCAGGATTAAGCTGCATGAAAACTCTCCTAATTTGTCATTGCCGCATACAGGTTTTTTAGCTTTGCCTGCACCGACAGATCCAGTACTTGATCACCCACTTCAATTTTGAGACCGCCAATTAAATTTGGATCAACCTCAAACTCCGCCTCCAAACGGGTATTGAAGTGCTGCTCAAGCTCTTTGACGATATTTGCTTTTTGACCTTCGCCAGCAAACTCATATGCACTATAAATAACCGCTTTCTGGGATTGGTTACGTGATAAAGTCAAATCTTGGTATTGGGTATAAATTTCAGGTAAAACCTGAAGACGCTTCTCTTCGGCTACAACATAAATAAAGTTGCGAAACTCATCACTTTTCATAGCTTCAGATTCACTCAATAAACGAGCTAGTTCATCGGCTTTTTGAGTGCTGCTAGCATCGGTTTCTTCAATCATAGCTGCAACCGAAGTCTGCTGCACAGACCATGCTAATTCTTTTAGTCCGCCCAACCAAGCTTCAATTTGATTTTTTTCAACTGCCAGCTCAAATAATGCTTTCGCATAAGGTCTGGCAATGGTTGCGAACTCGGCCATAGTATTACAGCTCCTGTTTCAGATTGCTCAACAACTGTGCGTGCTGTGCTTCATTTACTTCACGACGCAAAATTGATTCAGCACCTTTTACAGCCAAGAAAGCCACTTGCTCACGCAAAGCTTCGCGGGCGCGATTCGCTTCTTGTTCCACATCAGCTTTAGCTTGTTCTGCAATACGGGCAGCTTCTGCAGATGCTTGGCTTTTGGCCTCTTCTACAATTTGCGCTGCACGTTTTTCGGCATTGGCTACCATTTCGGTAACCTGGTTACGCCCTTCGGCCAAGAGTTCTGCAACTTTCTTTTCTGCCTGCTCAAAATCGCTTTTGCCACGTTCTGCTGCAGCCAGACCTTCTGCGATTTTGTCGGCGCGCTCATCTAATGCTTTAGCGATTGGAGGCCACACAAAACGCATGGTAAACCATACCAAACCGACAAATACAAGAATTTGCGCAAATAAGGTTGCATTAATATTCATTACTTAACCTTCGCATTTAGGGTTAATCAAACAAACGGACTTATACCATTTGTATCGAAACAGTTTTCTGTTTTGATTAGCCTGAGAACGGGTTAACGAAGGCAAACAACAGTGCGATGGCCACACCAATCAAGAAAGCCGCATCAATCAAACCTGCAATCAGGAACAATTTAGTTTGCAGCGGGCCAATCAGTTCTGGCTGACGTGCAGAAGATTCCAAATATTTAGAACCAACCATGGCAATACCGATAGAAGCGCCTAAAGCACCCAAAGCCACGATCAAACCACAAGCGATAGCAATCAAACCCATCTCAAAACTCCTTAAAATGAAAGAAAAACTAAAGGTTAAAACAACGTTAAAAAACTACTAAATTAAATAATCTCTATTAAATTGAAAGTTTTCACCTAGTGGGCATCATGTGCTTGTCCAATATAAACAAACGCCAATGCCATGAAAATAAAGGCTTGCAGCGTAATAACCAAAATATGGAAAATAGCCCAAATCAAGCCTGCGATAAGATGAAAAACAAACATAATCGGATCTAAAACGCCTACGCTTCCAGATGCAGCCCAAGCACCACCTAATAATGCGATTAGCAGGAATACCAATTCTCCTGCATACATGTTACCGAACAACCGCATACCGTGTGAAACTGTTTTAGACAAGAATTCAACAATATTTAAAATAAAGTTTGCCGGGCCGAGTTTCGGGCCAAATGGCGCACTAAACATTTCATGCAACCAGCCGCCAAACCCTTTGATTTTGATGTTATAGAAAATACAGATTATCAATACTCCGATAGCCAAAGCCAAAGTAGTATTTAAATCCGCAGTAGGTACGACACGCAATAATGCATGGTGCTCACTTGTAACAGTTTGCCAAGCAACCGGCAACAAATCAACCGGCAGCAAATCCATGGCATTCATCATAAAGATCCAAACAAACAAAGTCAGACCCAGCGGTGCAACAAACTTGCGCGATTTTTCGTTATGTACAATGCCTTTGCACATATCATCGACAAATTCAAACAGAATCTCTACTGCTGCCTGAAAACGCCCGGGAACCCCGGCGGTTGCTTTCCGTGCACCACGCCACAGTAAAAAACTACCGATCACACCTGTCAATACAGCAAAAAATATCGCATCGATATTAATAAATGAAAAATCAGCGATATTCTTCAGGCCTTGCCCTTGTGTTACATCCGACAAACTCGTCAAGCTTTGCAAATGGTGCTTGATATAGTCGGCAGCGGTTATTGATTCACTTGCCATAACGTTGAACTTTCCAAAATACTAAAAAAACCACATGACTGACCGCCAGCAATCCGAATAAAAACGGAATGAAAACCAGCACTTGATGCCATATTGCAAACACAACAAGCATCATAATCAAAGCCAGTACTATTCTTAAACCTTCTCCGAGAAGAAATCCATAACCCGCAAACTTGGGATAAGGCTTGAAAAGTTTTAAGACCAGTACCGTAACAGACGAAGGCAGCAAATAGCACAAACCGCCTGCCAAAGCCGATAACAAGCTATCAACACCGCCTACAACACCTGAAATTGCTGATACAACAAGCAAGACGCCCGCCTGCAATATTAAAATCTTACTCATAGCTTAGCTGCAATTTTTAGCGCATAACAGCCGCATATTTAACGGCGCTACTATAATAAAAGAGCTGTATCAGCGTCAAGGAATTTGTTAATTTTCGTCAATCTTTTTACCCTGGCTGTATCTGAACATAAGCACGAACGTTCAACGAAAAATTGATCAAACTCATCAGTTTTGACTCAAGGCGTATTTCATCTTAATTCCCTCAAAATTACAAGAGATTACACCAAAATCGCAATAAAATCTTACAGTATGTAAAAAAGAAGTCATTTGTTCACAAATCAAACTCTCAGCCACAAACCAAGAAAAATATTGAATTATGTTTCAATATGAAAATATTGAAACATATTATGTCTATATTTTATAATATACGAAATATAATTCTAATTATTTTTAGAATAGAAATAAGTTTTTCTTTTCATTCAATCGCAAATTCATGCTATGATTTTTTAAGAGGCAGCGCATATTAAAGTTCATTTTATTTTTAAATGAACCAATGCCTATCTGAACAAAAGGGTATTTTCAGACAGGCATTCGGTAAATCAGACTATTGTTAAATATCATCGAACTATGATTAATAACATCCAATTGTTGGTTAATGAATTAATCAAATTCGATACCCAGTTTTTTTAATAAAGCATCCAATGTTTCCGGAGTGTCGAAATGCAAAACGATTTTGCCTTTTTTATTGTTCGTGCTGCGTATCTCCGCATTAACCCCAAGGGTTTCAGTGAGTAAATCGTTAAGGCGTTGAATGTCCGGATGATTTTTTTTCACGGGTTCAGTTTTTTTGCCATGTTGCAAAAGTTGGCTTCGGCGTTCTACTTCCCGCACAGACCAACCATATTTCACTGCCTTTTGAGCCAACTCCAACTGCTCCACAACCGGTAGGGTCAATAATGCTCTGGCATGCCCCATTTCCAACCGGCGCTGGTAAAGCATATCTTGAACAGGCACCGGCAGACCGAGCAAGCGCATGCTGTTGGAAATGGCACTGCGGCTTTTTCCTACCGCCTTGGCAATGGTTTCGTGTGTCAGGCTGAATTCATCCGCAAGACGTTTCAATCCGCGTGCTTCTTCAATAGGATTAAGATTTTCCCGTTGCAGGTTTTCAATCAAGCCCATCGCCAAAGCAGTTTCATCGCTGATGCTTTTGATTACCACCGGAATTTCTGTTAATCCGGCCAATTGGCTGGCCCGCCATCTGCGCTCGCCTGCTATCAACTCATATTGCGACAGCCCATGCTCACGCACGATAACCGGTTGGATAACGCCTTGTGCTTTAATGGATTCGGCCAATTCCTGCAAAGCTTCATCATCCATTTGTACACGCGGCTGGTAGCGGCCGGGTTTGATATCGCCGATGGGAATTGTGGTTAACTTGTCGCCGCTATTGTCTTCTATATTTCCGGCCAATAGTGAATCCAAGCCCTTGCCTCCAAGGCCGCCTTTGGGTTTTGCCATAATTTATGTTTCCTGAAGTTATTGCGGCTATTTTAGGCATTGGTTTTATCGTGACACCCGATTTTTATCACACGCCGCGATTGATCGAAATATGGTTGCGTACGGTTTGTATTTGAGCTGGTTGACTGTGCCGGTAACAAACACTTCTTTCTGCGGGCAATAAAATGCAAAGCTACCGGTAACGCCGCTATGACCGCGAATCTCGCGAACGCCTCTGAAGAAATATGCTACCAACGGCGCTACTGTTAGCTGCATCATGCCGCTGCCGTACTTTAAGGGGAAGAATTGGATAGCCCGGAAAGTCGGGCTATCAATATGCGATGCGTTGAAAAGCTTACCACCAAAGAATGCCTGCGTAAAGCGCATCAGCTCTGCATTGGTTGCAACAATACCGCCCTGATAGACTTGGCTTGCAAGATATTGTCGGCAGGCTATAATGCGGGCGCCGTTATATATCGGTGCGATTTCTTCGCTGCCGTCCGCCCAATGTGTCTGCTTGAGATCAAGCGGTTGGCAAATAGAGTCAGTCAATAATTGTTTGGCAGATTTTCCGGTAATCACTTCAGCGATTTTACCCAACAGCATAGCATTGATATCGGCATAATATGCCTTTTGCCCGCCCGGCTTTGACTTTGGCGGCAGCCTTGACAAAATCTCCAGCGCTTCTTCCAATTCCATTCGCCGGTCATGCCGAAAAATCTCGTTTATCAGTACCGTACCACCCGGCTGGCAATCTTGTTCATAATTAGGAAATCCAGAGTTTTGGTCGATAAGATGGCGGATGCTTACTTGTCCAGCTCGAGGCAAATAACGGGTGATATTGTGCGGCAAAATATCAGTCAATTTTGTTCCGTAACTCAATCCGCTGCGGTCAATTAGCTGAAAAATCAGCGCATGCGTATACAATTTGGAAATGCTGGCGACGGCAAACGGGGAATCACTCGTCATGCTACCTTTAGACTCTTCAATGCATGTGATACCGCCACGACACACCAGCAGGCTTGCATCGTGAACAGCATGATTCTTCAGGAAATGCGCCATATTTCATTCTTCAGTTTCATAGTTAAACCGCTTACTTAATAACAGTATTCATGCTCGGCCTGATCCCAATCTCTCCGACATTAGTAAAGCTTAAGCTACTCTGGTCAAGCCCAAATATGATAATTCTGCTATTTTTAAGCTGGTTTCTCTCTATTAAAGAAAACATGCCTGTCTGAATGTGTTTTCAGACAGGCATCGCTCTTCTGCTATCTATATCTTACACGCGGCTGCGGTTTGCTTCGGCCAGCAACTCAAGCAATGCTTCCGTTTCGTTCCAACCGATGCAGGCATCCGTAATACTTTGGCCATAAGTTTCGGGTTTGTCTTGGCGGCCTTCTACCAAATGACTTTCCACCATCACACCCATAATATTGGTTTCTCCGTTATGGAGCTGTTGGGCAACATCTTGCGCCACTTCCATTTGGCGTTTGTAGTCTTTCCGGCTGTTGGCATGGCTGAAATCAACCATCAATTTCGGCGTTGCACCTGCTTTAATCAGCTCCTCTGCCGCGGCTTTCACATGTTTGCTGTCGTAATTCGGCTCTTTGCCGCCGCGCAAGATAACGTGGCAATCTTTATTACCGGCAGTATGTACGATGGCGCTGTGGCCGGTTTTGGTAACCGAAAGGAAATGGTGCGGATGGGAAGCTGCGCCGATTGCGTCGATGGCAATCTTCAAATTGCCGTCCGTACCATTTTTAAATCCGACAGGGCAAGACAAGCCGGAGGCAAGTTCACGGTGAACTTGGCTTTCGGTTGTCCGCGCACCGATGGCGCCCCACGAAATGAGGTCGGCATAATATTGCGGCGTGATCATATCCAAAAATTCTGTGGATGCCGGCATGCCCAAGGTATTTAAATCCAATAATAATTTACGCGCTTGGCGCAGGCCGAAATTGATGTCGAATGTGCCGTCGAGATGCGGATCGTTAATCAAACCTTTCCAGCCTACGGTGGTGCGCGGCTTTTCAAAATAAACCCGCATCACAATCAGCAATTCTTTTTCATATTTTTTGCGCAATGGCAGCAAACGTTGGGCATATTCGATTGCCGCTTGCGGGTCATGGATAGAGCACGGGCCGATAATAACCAGCAAACGGTTGTCTCTGCCATGCACCAAATCAGCGATTTCCTGACGGGTTTTTACCACCAAATCAACCACTTCATCGGTAATCGGTAATTCATATAAATGGGCAATCGGGGGCAATAACTCATCAATGGCATTAATGCGTACATCATCTGTTTTTTGTAAGCGGTTCATATTATTCTCAATTTATACTGGGTAAATCATGCTGCGTAGGGTAGCGTTTTTAACGCGTTTTGACAAGCTGTTTCACTACCAAATTGTTATTTAATTGCGTAAATTTCTCACATATATCTTATTGTAAAATTTAATTATCAAAATAAACCAATAAAAGATACAAAATGCCTGTCTGAATTTCAGACAGGCATACCGGCTATTTATTCAGTTCAGCATCAATCTGCTGATACAAAGCCGCAAAATCAGGCTCGCCCACAAAAGTTTTCAATATCTCGCCGTTTTTATTGATGAGTATCGAAGTCGGGTAAACCACGGTATTAAACGCTTTCCCCACTTTACCGTCGGCATCATACACCACCGGGAAAGGCAACGAACGGCTTTTCGCATAGTTTTCGACGCTTTCGAGCGGATCGATCGGTTGTGCAATGCCGAGCACCTGAAAGTTTTTCCCCCGGTAATCTTGCGCCATTTTAATAACCTTCGGCATCTCGCTCACGCAGCCGGGGCAAGTGGGAAACCAAAAATTAATAAAAGTAACGTTACCTTTCAGACTGGCATTACCGTACATTTTGCCATCCAAACCTTTTAGTGAAAAATCGGGCGCTGGGTTTGCTTTCGGCACCAGCACATAAGCAATTAAACCGCCAACCAACGCCAACACGACCAATAACAAAATTTTCTTCATCTATCCCTCTCAAACAAAAGATTCAGCGCTTCCCGTAAGGGCGCCGACAAGCTCACGGCTTTCCCGTTTTGCGTACTCATTAATGTAACTTCCGCTTCGACTGCCGTTTTCCCACCCTGCACAAAGAAGATTGCCTGTCTGAATTTTACCTGCCGCGGCAAAATCTCCAGCAAACGGGTCTCCATTTCCAAAATATCACCCTCGGTAGCGCTGCGCCGATAGCGGATATCAATGCGAGACACCACCATCTGTATGCCCTGCAACAAATCAGACAAACCATGCCGCTCAAAAAAAGCCCAGCGCGCTTCTTCGAGAAACTCAAGATAGCGCGCATTGTTTACATGACCGTAGCCATCAAGATGGTAGCTGCGTACAGTAATAGCCATATCAACTTAATTTAATCGGCTCAAACGATTCCCGTGCCAACGGTTCGGCAGACAAATCGGTAACAATAGTCGAGAGCTGGATATCAAACCATTCCTGAAAAATATCAGGATGCAAATCAGGCCATAAGTCCTCGTCTTCACACCAATCGGCCAATTCGGCGGCAAAAATTTCTTCAAAACGCGATTCGATTTCGTCCCACACTTGTTCAACGTCATCACAAGGGCTGA
This portion of the Neisseria canis genome encodes:
- a CDS encoding CYTH domain-containing protein, whose amino-acid sequence is MSNIETERRFLIKNDSWKAHASSPKLMSQGYLSVEKERTIRVRIIGRQAWLTLKGYISDVTRSEFEYAIPLADAQAMVDTMCPFKLEKSRYEVVHEGFTFEIDEYFGENAPLIVAELELPSEDTPFPKPDWLGEEITSNGKYTNAYLSKHPYSTW
- a CDS encoding F0F1 ATP synthase subunit epsilon; its protein translation is MGVMQVEVVSNEDNIFSGEASFVVVPTLNGELGIYPRHEPVMSLVRPGALRLQVPGQAEEVLVAVSGGLLEVQPGKITVLADVAVRSTEMDQARAEQAKKAAEARISEANDEESLAKAQAALAAAIAELKTLDYLRSQRKR
- the atpD gene encoding F0F1 ATP synthase subunit beta, whose amino-acid sequence is MSQGKIVQIIGAVVDVEFPRDSIPRVYDALKLVDRELTLEVQQQLGDGVVRTIAMGSSDGLKRGLAVVNTGAPITVPVGKATLGRIMDVLGNPVDEAGPIGSEQTRAIHQPAPKFDELSSATEILETGIKVIDLLCPFAKGGKVGLFGGAGVGKTVNMMELINNIAKAHSGLSVFAGVGERTREGNDFYHEMKDSNVLDKVAMVYGQMNEPPGNRLRVALTGLSMAEFFRDEKDENGKGRDVLFFVDNIYRYTLAGTEVSALLGRMPSAVGYQPTLAEEMGRLQERITSTQTGSITSIQAVYVPADDLTDPSPATTFAHLDATVVLSRDIASLGIYPAVDPLDSTSRQLDPMVLGQEHYDVARGVQSTLQKYKELRDIIAILGMDELSDEDKLTVMRARKIQRFLSQPFHVAEVFTGSPGKYVSLRDTIAGFKAILSGEYDHLPEQAFYMVGGIEEAVEKGKTLS
- the atpG gene encoding F0F1 ATP synthase subunit gamma, which produces MAVGKEILTKIRSVQNTQKITKAMQMVSTSKMRKTQERMRLARPYAEKVRLVMSHLAQTNDKEHGIKLLEEHKSVQRVGFILITTDKGLCGGLNANILKKFLMQVQEYQSQGIEVDVVCIGSKGLAACQRIGLDVIASVTNLGDTPRMEMMLGPLTEIFQRYEKHELDTIHLVYSGFVNTMRQEPRMEVLLPIGKSVFEEMGDGKYNWDYRYEPSSSAVLEYLVRRYLESVVYQALSDNMASEQAARMVAMKAATDNAGNAIKELRLVYNKSRQAAITTELSEIVAGAAAV
- the atpA gene encoding F0F1 ATP synthase subunit alpha, with amino-acid sequence MQLNPAEISDLLKAKIENLNTKQEVRTRGTVISVTDGIVRVHGLSDVMQGEMLEFPGNTYGLAMNLERDSVGAVVLGEYEHIKEGDEVKCTNRILEVPIGRELVGRVVNALGQPIDGKGPINTTLTAPIEKIAPGVIARQSVDQPMQTGLKSIDSMVPVGRGQRELIIGDRQTGKTAVALDAIVNQKGNGVICIYVAVGQKASSIANVVRKLEEHGAMEHTIIVAATASEAAALQFIAPYAGCTMGEFFRDRGEDALIVYDDLSKQAVAYRQISLLLRRPPGREAYPGDVFYLHSRLLERAARINADEVEKLTNGEVKGKTGSLTALPIIETQAGDVSAFVPTNVISITDGQIFLETDLFNSGIRPAINAGISVSRVGGAAQTKVIKKLGGGIRLALAQYRELAAFSQFASDLDEATRKQLQHGEIVTELMKQKQFSTLNTAEMALTLWAINNGSYEDVPVSKALAFEAEFLSYVRTQHPDVLNAINASGAMSDDSEQVLTQAMKSFKSSYNYQA
- a CDS encoding F0F1 ATP synthase subunit delta — translated: MAEFATIARPYAKALFELAVEKNQIEAWLGGLKELAWSVQQTSVAAMIEETDASSTQKADELARLLSESEAMKSDEFRNFIYVVAEEKRLQVLPEIYTQYQDLTLSRNQSQKAVIYSAYEFAGEGQKANIVKELEQHFNTRLEAEFEVDPNLIGGLKIEVGDQVLDLSVQAKLKNLYAAMTN
- a CDS encoding F0F1 ATP synthase subunit B; translation: MNINATLFAQILVFVGLVWFTMRFVWPPIAKALDERADKIAEGLAAAERGKSDFEQAEKKVAELLAEGRNQVTEMVANAEKRAAQIVEEAKSQASAEAARIAEQAKADVEQEANRAREALREQVAFLAVKGAESILRREVNEAQHAQLLSNLKQEL
- the atpE gene encoding F0F1 ATP synthase subunit C, with amino-acid sequence MGLIAIACGLIVALGALGASIGIAMVGSKYLESSARQPELIGPLQTKLFLIAGLIDAAFLIGVAIALLFAFVNPFSG